A part of Anaerotignum faecicola genomic DNA contains:
- a CDS encoding aminopeptidase P family protein, with the protein MNEIWKKNREKLLARMEMFSAAVLFAGKAPIKRGDENYPFSPDRNFYYVTGIEREDCILFLAKTRTGVEETLYIPRDNGVMAKWVGANMTAEEATAVSGIENIGWIDAFEEDFATYLFRSGIKKIWLDMENREWHGERTPALRFAEKVHCHAPQMVIGDLYPLFSDMRLIKEEWELERMRKAMDITRLGIEAMMRTAKPNQKEYEIEAAYDYTLMVNGAREKAFRTIAAGGKRGTILHYVENNQTVADGELILIDAGAQWQWYNGDISRTFPVNGKFTERQKLVYNIVLEGQRRVIDAIRPGVQFSSLNELLKEYYFTALKEIGLVETREDVAKYYYHGVSHYLGAETHDIGRYGDRVLEPGMVLTVEPGLYIEEWEIGIRIEDDVLVTAEGNEVMTAAMLKTVDEIEAFMAKE; encoded by the coding sequence ATGAACGAAATCTGGAAAAAGAACAGAGAAAAGCTGCTTGCACGGATGGAAATGTTTTCGGCGGCAGTGCTGTTTGCAGGGAAAGCACCCATCAAAAGAGGGGACGAGAATTACCCCTTTTCTCCCGATCGCAATTTTTATTATGTAACGGGCATTGAACGGGAGGACTGCATCCTTTTTCTGGCGAAAACCAGAACGGGCGTGGAGGAAACCTTGTATATCCCCAGAGATAACGGCGTTATGGCAAAATGGGTCGGCGCAAACATGACGGCAGAGGAGGCGACCGCGGTAAGCGGTATTGAAAATATCGGTTGGATTGATGCCTTTGAGGAGGATTTCGCCACATATTTATTCAGAAGCGGCATTAAGAAAATCTGGCTTGATATGGAAAACAGAGAATGGCACGGGGAACGTACCCCTGCTTTGCGGTTTGCGGAGAAGGTACACTGCCATGCACCGCAGATGGTCATTGGGGATTTGTATCCTCTGTTCAGCGATATGCGTCTGATTAAGGAAGAATGGGAGCTGGAGCGGATGCGGAAAGCCATGGATATTACCCGTCTGGGGATTGAAGCCATGATGCGGACGGCAAAGCCCAATCAGAAGGAATATGAAATTGAAGCGGCGTATGATTATACGCTGATGGTGAATGGCGCAAGAGAAAAGGCGTTCCGCACCATTGCGGCAGGCGGCAAGCGCGGGACGATTCTGCATTATGTGGAAAATAATCAGACCGTTGCCGATGGCGAGCTGATTCTGATTGACGCAGGTGCGCAGTGGCAGTGGTATAACGGGGATATTTCCCGCACCTTCCCCGTCAACGGCAAATTTACGGAGCGGCAGAAGCTGGTCTACAATATCGTTCTGGAGGGACAGCGGAGAGTCATTGATGCCATTCGTCCCGGTGTGCAGTTCAGTAGTCTGAATGAATTGCTGAAGGAATATTATTTTACGGCATTAAAGGAAATCGGCTTGGTGGAAACCAGAGAGGATGTAGCGAAATATTATTACCATGGCGTGAGCCATTACCTTGGTGCGGAAACGCATGATATCGGCAGATACGGCGACCGTGTACTGGAGCCGGGCATGGTGCTGACGGTAGAGCCCGGACTGTATATCGAGGAATGGGAAATCGGGATTCGGATTGAGGATGATGTTCTGGTGACTGCGGAGGGCAATGAGGTGATGACTGCCGCTATGCTGAAAACAGTGGACGAGATCGAAGCCTTTATGGCGAAGGAATAA
- a CDS encoding M23 family metallopeptidase: MNENQNEIQNENQEQSQEPHKHFLTLHISHKGQQKTLHFRIRHAVAVCAATVFLVGGSVCAVGAYQKTKTDLHTSKEQLLETERERRKLEQRAELLETENTEYTENIDALQNKTTELEQKMNEIESVKEDLYHQITNLDESDSSASLDLTAMTSALAPTERTEAAAPTFTTLVSTSYNKASALSTHLDKMSLLMDETSISFSAVADTVTYLAALSNAPSGWPVDSRTVSTEFNPSADPSISDGRKHYGMDISTQSRIIPIYATASGTVVTAQYHSEFGNYVVIDHGNGFTTLYAHCTDLNVAVGDKVKKGDTIATTGSTGMSTGVHCHYEIQLNGVYQNPRDYLGEE; encoded by the coding sequence ATGAATGAAAATCAGAATGAAATTCAGAACGAAAATCAAGAGCAATCGCAGGAACCCCATAAGCATTTCCTGACACTTCATATTTCTCATAAGGGTCAGCAGAAAACGCTCCACTTCCGCATCCGTCATGCTGTGGCGGTCTGCGCAGCGACGGTTTTTCTGGTCGGCGGTTCTGTCTGCGCCGTTGGTGCATATCAGAAAACAAAAACAGATCTGCATACCTCTAAGGAGCAGCTTCTGGAAACCGAACGGGAACGCCGTAAGCTGGAACAGCGTGCAGAGCTTCTGGAAACCGAAAATACCGAATATACCGAAAATATCGATGCTCTCCAGAATAAAACAACAGAGCTGGAGCAGAAAATGAACGAAATCGAATCCGTAAAAGAGGATTTGTATCATCAGATTACCAATCTGGATGAATCCGATTCCTCTGCTTCTCTGGATTTAACCGCTATGACATCTGCATTGGCACCCACAGAGAGAACAGAGGCGGCAGCTCCGACCTTTACTACCCTCGTCAGCACATCCTATAATAAGGCATCTGCTCTTTCCACCCATCTGGATAAGATGAGCCTTCTGATGGATGAAACAAGCATTTCCTTTTCTGCTGTTGCAGATACCGTAACCTATCTGGCAGCACTGAGCAATGCACCGAGCGGTTGGCCTGTTGACAGCCGTACCGTTTCCACAGAATTCAATCCCTCTGCCGATCCCTCCATCAGCGACGGCAGAAAACATTATGGCATGGATATCTCCACACAGAGCAGAATCATCCCCATTTATGCAACCGCATCGGGGACTGTTGTTACCGCACAGTATCATAGCGAATTCGGCAACTATGTTGTGATTGACCATGGCAACGGCTTCACCACCTTATACGCACACTGCACGGATTTGAACGTAGCTGTCGGCGATAAGGTAAAGAAAGGCGATACCATTGCAACCACAGGCAGTACAGGGATGTCCACAGGTGTCCACTGTCATTATGAAATTCAGCTGAACGGGGTATATCAGAACCCCAGAGATTATCTCGGCGAAGAATAA
- a CDS encoding TolB family protein yields the protein MDEMEKNELEKNEELEPKEAVETKEAVETKEAVETKEEPTQEEASVTDAPAAEEAVETAEEPVTAEASVEETAEEPEIEETEEPKQEEQPVEAPAAQKAEKGGVLGIVIGLIALIAIVAYAWMNPMGKAVDTGILYTKDDNLYYYDLKNEPYQVQEGLSNGGTYHYFYTAWGASVTEDGSYLYFSDDVDENGAFVLYRRDAKNADAKAAQIDTDVYDYMASKDGKVVAYLKKSGETYALCVYDGKEAQTVKTGINLENDVYALSGNGKYLAFTDTTGLLNAVAVGKNMEDNILPLTDSAETYALAEESGILYYVAAGKDGYNIFSYDFKGEPKTAVENVSSMEMMPNGRDVLYCKKSEEKVLYKDIIVDDMAEQDAKLKKGDEGYEQKVQRDEIRKAMKNGEGFEPLLQECYVLTGGKSVRVAGDVVAAVGVDSKQTYVAGYKTKEFTPMHLSVMDGGLDMVEYIYYMSLNYGGMEVFLADTTGKVNLLSGSQPQLDGLKLSENGKKAAYLDTDANTGDTILVEIELGKEKAETVATNVQSFGYIGNTLIYYFDYTEGVGTLGAAGSKTTIANASGVQFTEDAVYYVADADAATGNGELRAWDGKTETTIAKDVFAFQYKDNGKLVYIGKYDVNAGVGDLYYYDGKEARKLDTGITAIFIY from the coding sequence ATGGACGAGATGGAAAAGAATGAATTAGAAAAAAATGAGGAATTGGAGCCGAAAGAAGCAGTAGAGACAAAAGAAGCAGTAGAGACAAAAGAAGCAGTAGAGACAAAAGAGGAGCCGACACAGGAGGAAGCATCTGTGACGGATGCGCCTGCGGCGGAAGAAGCTGTAGAAACGGCGGAAGAACCCGTAACGGCAGAAGCTTCTGTAGAAGAAACAGCAGAAGAGCCTGAGATAGAGGAAACGGAAGAACCGAAGCAGGAGGAACAGCCTGTGGAAGCCCCTGCGGCACAGAAAGCGGAAAAGGGCGGCGTACTGGGGATTGTGATTGGCTTGATTGCGTTGATTGCGATTGTGGCGTATGCGTGGATGAACCCAATGGGAAAAGCTGTTGATACGGGTATCCTGTATACCAAGGATGATAATCTGTATTACTACGATTTGAAAAATGAACCGTATCAGGTGCAGGAGGGACTGAGCAACGGCGGCACCTATCATTACTTCTACACTGCTTGGGGCGCAAGCGTGACAGAGGATGGCAGCTATCTGTATTTCTCCGATGATGTGGATGAAAACGGTGCATTTGTGCTGTATCGCAGGGATGCGAAAAATGCGGATGCAAAGGCGGCGCAGATTGATACGGATGTTTACGATTACATGGCAAGCAAGGACGGCAAGGTGGTTGCTTATCTGAAAAAGAGCGGCGAGACCTACGCGCTTTGCGTCTATGACGGCAAGGAGGCGCAGACCGTAAAGACGGGCATAAATCTGGAAAATGATGTTTATGCGTTGAGCGGCAATGGCAAATATCTTGCATTCACCGATACCACAGGGCTTCTGAATGCAGTTGCAGTCGGCAAGAATATGGAGGATAACATTCTTCCCCTGACCGATTCCGCGGAAACCTACGCATTGGCGGAGGAAAGCGGAATTCTGTATTACGTTGCGGCAGGCAAGGATGGCTATAACATTTTCAGCTATGATTTCAAGGGAGAGCCCAAGACCGCAGTCGAAAATGTTTCTTCCATGGAAATGATGCCCAACGGCAGAGATGTGCTCTACTGCAAAAAGAGCGAAGAAAAGGTGCTTTATAAGGACATTATCGTGGATGACATGGCAGAGCAGGATGCGAAGCTGAAAAAGGGCGATGAGGGCTATGAGCAGAAGGTGCAGAGAGACGAAATCCGTAAGGCAATGAAAAACGGCGAGGGCTTTGAACCGCTTTTGCAGGAATGCTATGTGCTGACAGGCGGCAAGAGCGTTCGGGTAGCAGGTGATGTGGTTGCGGCAGTCGGTGTTGACAGCAAGCAGACCTATGTGGCAGGCTATAAAACAAAGGAATTTACACCCATGCATCTTTCTGTAATGGATGGCGGACTGGACATGGTGGAATATATTTATTATATGTCTCTGAATTATGGCGGCATGGAGGTATTCCTTGCGGATACGACAGGGAAGGTAAATCTGCTTTCCGGCAGTCAGCCGCAGCTGGATGGGCTGAAGCTTTCCGAAAACGGCAAGAAGGCAGCTTATCTGGATACCGATGCGAATACAGGGGATACCATTCTGGTGGAAATCGAGCTGGGAAAGGAAAAAGCAGAAACCGTTGCCACAAATGTACAGAGCTTCGGCTACATCGGCAATACCCTGATTTATTACTTTGATTATACAGAAGGCGTAGGCACATTGGGCGCAGCAGGCAGCAAAACAACCATTGCAAACGCAAGCGGCGTACAGTTCACAGAGGACGCGGTGTATTATGTTGCCGATGCAGATGCAGCAACAGGCAACGGCGAGCTGCGTGCATGGGATGGCAAGACAGAAACCACCATTGCCAAGGATGTATTTGCTTTCCAGTATAAGGATAACGGCAAGCTGGTTTATATCGGCAAGTATGATGTGAATGCAGGCGTGGGCGATTTGTATTATTATGACGGTAAGGAAGCGCGCAAGCTAGATACAGGCATTACGGCAATCTTTATTTATTGA
- a CDS encoding SanA/YdcF family protein, translating to MKIWTKRILLFLICMGVAGCLAVVWLSAYVKSETAARILSAEEAAKQDADCILVLGCGVRPDGTPSLMLTDRLETGIALYRAGAAEKLLMSGDHGTEDYDEVNTMKRIAKESGVPSADIFMDHAGFSTYDSVYRAKEIFCAEKVIIVSQKYHLPRALYVAEKLGLDAYGVAAADVSYRGQSYREAREMLARAKDFCNAALKRKPRLLGDAIPVSGNGDSTND from the coding sequence ATGAAAATATGGACAAAGCGAATTCTTCTTTTTCTAATCTGCATGGGGGTTGCCGGCTGTCTGGCGGTGGTCTGGCTGAGTGCCTATGTGAAAAGCGAAACGGCGGCGCGTATTCTTTCAGCGGAGGAAGCGGCAAAGCAGGATGCGGATTGTATTCTGGTGCTGGGATGCGGTGTGCGTCCTGATGGGACACCGAGCCTGATGCTGACCGACCGACTGGAAACAGGCATTGCGCTTTATCGGGCAGGCGCGGCGGAAAAGCTTCTGATGAGTGGTGATCATGGCACAGAGGACTATGATGAAGTAAATACCATGAAGCGGATTGCGAAGGAAAGCGGCGTGCCTTCCGCAGATATTTTCATGGACCATGCAGGCTTTTCCACCTATGACAGCGTCTATCGTGCAAAGGAGATTTTCTGCGCGGAAAAGGTGATTATCGTCAGCCAGAAATACCACCTGCCACGGGCATTATATGTTGCGGAGAAATTAGGCCTGGATGCCTATGGCGTTGCGGCGGCAGATGTGAGCTACAGAGGGCAAAGCTACCGCGAAGCACGAGAAATGCTTGCAAGAGCGAAGGATTTCTGCAATGCGGCACTGAAACGAAAGCCCAGACTGCTGGGGGATGCCATTCCCGTCAGTGGAAACGGAGATAGTACAAACGATTAA
- a CDS encoding alanyl-tRNA editing protein, protein MTEKLYYRDAYATKFTARVLDCTEEKKHWTVILNRTLFYPEGGGQPADIGVLGGVRVLDVHERGEDIVHTTDKPLPVGAEVEGEIDWEHRFDLMQNHSGEHILSGVICGRYGCDNVGFHMGKESITIDLNTKIPAEDLPYLEEKANEAIWKNVPVGIRYPSKEELAKLEYRSKKELEGQVRIVNVGEYDCCACCGTHVKLAGEIGQIKIIGAQNYKGGTRLELLCGKRALQEFRKKNDVSAEVGRLLSVPAVKADSAVKNVLAERDELLQNLNQLKWKYFTLKAEQVPEGTENILFFGEGLNSKDLTHFADLLLQKGAKRAAVFSKADEGYVFVLLSAEKDARAYTDEMKEPFGCKGGGKPDAVQGRVAAEKKALKNFFADKEFLIAE, encoded by the coding sequence ATGACCGAGAAATTATATTATAGAGATGCCTATGCAACAAAATTCACCGCAAGAGTACTGGACTGTACAGAAGAAAAGAAGCATTGGACAGTCATACTGAACAGAACGCTTTTCTATCCTGAGGGAGGCGGACAGCCTGCGGATATCGGTGTTCTGGGAGGTGTGCGTGTATTGGATGTGCATGAAAGAGGTGAGGACATTGTTCATACAACAGATAAGCCGCTGCCTGTCGGTGCAGAGGTGGAAGGTGAGATTGATTGGGAGCATCGCTTTGATTTGATGCAGAACCATTCGGGGGAACATATTCTCAGCGGTGTCATCTGCGGCAGATATGGCTGTGACAATGTCGGCTTTCACATGGGAAAGGAAAGCATTACGATTGATTTGAATACCAAAATTCCTGCGGAGGATTTGCCTTATTTAGAGGAAAAAGCAAACGAGGCCATCTGGAAAAATGTGCCCGTCGGGATTCGCTATCCTTCAAAGGAGGAGCTGGCGAAGCTGGAATATCGCAGCAAAAAGGAACTGGAAGGACAGGTGCGCATTGTGAATGTGGGCGAGTATGACTGCTGCGCCTGCTGTGGAACACATGTAAAGCTGGCAGGCGAAATCGGGCAGATTAAGATTATCGGCGCGCAGAATTATAAGGGCGGCACACGCTTGGAACTGCTTTGCGGCAAGCGTGCATTGCAGGAGTTCCGTAAGAAAAACGACGTTTCCGCAGAGGTTGGCAGGTTGCTTTCTGTGCCTGCGGTTAAGGCAGACAGCGCAGTGAAAAATGTTCTGGCGGAGCGGGATGAGCTGTTGCAGAATCTGAATCAGTTAAAATGGAAATACTTCACGCTCAAGGCGGAACAGGTGCCCGAAGGAACGGAAAATATCCTGTTTTTCGGCGAGGGCTTGAACAGTAAGGATTTGACGCATTTTGCGGATTTGCTTTTGCAGAAGGGCGCAAAGCGTGCGGCGGTATTTTCCAAGGCAGACGAGGGCTATGTCTTTGTTCTCTTGAGTGCGGAGAAGGACGCACGCGCCTATACCGATGAAATGAAGGAGCCCTTCGGCTGTAAGGGCGGCGGCAAGCCTGATGCGGTGCAGGGCAGGGTTGCAGCAGAGAAAAAAGCGTTGAAGAATTTTTTTGCAGACAAGGAATTTTTGATTGCGGAATAA
- a CDS encoding DUF2161 domain-containing phosphodiesterase, with amino-acid sequence MTEFKETDLYEPIRAFLEEEGYQVQAEVKHCDIAAEKNGRLVVVELKRAFGLKLVYQGLERQSLTDEVFVAIPRPKKGAREKAWQDMLRLLKRLELGLLTVALDSPLKTVDVVLTPADSMIRKNKRKKERLQAELEGRQLDANIGGMTRRKIITAYRERVIRLACILEREGEISLAELRARGLEELAALLSRNYEKWFVRVEKGVYALSEKGKTELKRADYAKVAAYYRQEQLGRNEETI; translated from the coding sequence ATGACGGAGTTTAAGGAAACAGATTTATATGAGCCGATTCGCGCATTTCTGGAGGAAGAAGGCTATCAGGTGCAGGCAGAGGTGAAGCACTGCGATATTGCTGCCGAGAAGAACGGCAGACTGGTTGTGGTGGAACTGAAAAGGGCCTTTGGGCTGAAGCTAGTTTATCAGGGCTTGGAGAGGCAAAGCCTGACGGATGAGGTTTTTGTGGCAATCCCTCGTCCGAAGAAGGGCGCAAGAGAAAAGGCGTGGCAGGACATGCTGCGTCTGCTGAAGCGTCTGGAATTGGGACTGCTGACTGTTGCGCTGGACAGCCCGTTGAAAACGGTGGACGTGGTACTGACACCTGCGGACAGCATGATTCGTAAGAATAAGCGAAAAAAGGAGCGGCTGCAGGCGGAGCTGGAAGGCAGACAGCTAGATGCAAATATCGGCGGCATGACAAGACGAAAAATTATCACTGCCTATCGGGAAAGGGTCATCCGTCTGGCGTGTATTCTGGAGCGAGAAGGGGAAATTTCTCTGGCGGAGCTGCGCGCAAGGGGCTTAGAAGAGCTGGCTGCGCTTCTCAGCCGCAATTATGAGAAATGGTTTGTGCGCGTGGAAAAGGGCGTTTATGCCCTTTCGGAAAAAGGAAAAACCGAATTGAAACGGGCGGATTATGCGAAGGTGGCTGCATATTACAGGCAGGAACAGCTTGGAAGAAATGAGGAAACGATATGA